A section of the Pedobacter sp. HDW13 genome encodes:
- the cysC gene encoding adenylyl-sulfate kinase has protein sequence MPQQTTPDQQAGVSAQNGLVIWLFGLSGSGKTTISTLLSEKLKAAGFFSVALDGDALREGINKDLGFSEQDRTENIRRAAEIAKLMLNNNIITICSFITPMSAQRTLAAEIIGERYFEVFIDCPLNVCKERDVKGLYRDARQNLIPNFTGVSAKFEPSSNANLILKTNTESAVESMERLFNEISLRIGPVI, from the coding sequence ATGCCTCAACAAACAACGCCTGATCAACAAGCTGGAGTTTCAGCCCAAAACGGACTGGTAATATGGTTATTTGGTCTATCAGGTTCAGGAAAAACAACCATTTCAACCTTATTAAGCGAGAAATTAAAAGCAGCGGGGTTTTTCTCTGTTGCACTTGATGGAGACGCGTTGAGAGAAGGTATAAATAAAGATTTGGGGTTTAGCGAACAAGATCGAACCGAGAATATCAGAAGGGCTGCGGAAATAGCCAAACTGATGCTGAATAATAATATTATAACAATCTGCTCCTTTATTACTCCAATGAGTGCCCAAAGGACTCTGGCGGCCGAAATTATTGGCGAACGTTATTTCGAGGTTTTTATCGATTGCCCTTTAAACGTTTGCAAAGAAAGGGATGTGAAAGGTTTGTACAGAGATGCCAGACAGAATTTAATCCCAAATTTTACAGGTGTAAGCGCTAAGTTCGAGCCTTCATCCAATGCCAATTTAATTCTCAAAACCAATACTGAAAGTGCGGTTGAAAGTATGGAGCGCTTATTTAATGAGATTAGCCTCCGCATCGGCCCCGTTATTTGA
- the cysQ gene encoding 3'(2'),5'-bisphosphate nucleotidase CysQ — MQSNISENIDMQAILGIAVAAGEAILTVYNREEGFEVETKSDASPLTIADKMANDIICVGLKKLYPAIPIISEEGKSIPYEDRKDYDFFWCVDPLDGTKEFIKKNGEFTVNIALIKGQTPVLGVIYIPVQNTLYYGSETIGSWKQLPGETPKQIKSINTTTWTAAVSRSHADGKEKEILSQYPVTNFVAVGSSLKFCLLAEGKAQIYLRTGPTMEWDTAAGHAIILFSGCNINTLSGKPILYNKESLLNEGFLCKVD; from the coding sequence ATGCAAAGTAATATTAGCGAAAATATCGATATGCAGGCAATATTGGGCATTGCTGTGGCGGCAGGTGAAGCAATTTTAACGGTGTATAACCGCGAAGAAGGTTTTGAAGTAGAAACCAAAAGCGACGCATCACCCCTAACCATTGCCGATAAAATGGCAAACGATATTATTTGCGTGGGGTTGAAAAAACTATATCCGGCAATTCCAATTATATCCGAAGAGGGGAAAAGCATACCCTATGAGGACCGTAAAGACTACGATTTTTTTTGGTGCGTTGATCCCTTGGATGGGACAAAAGAGTTTATCAAAAAAAATGGAGAATTTACGGTAAATATTGCGCTCATTAAGGGGCAGACACCGGTTTTAGGGGTGATTTATATTCCCGTTCAAAACACATTATATTACGGTAGCGAAACTATTGGAAGCTGGAAACAACTGCCTGGAGAAACGCCGAAACAAATTAAGTCAATAAATACCACCACTTGGACGGCTGCAGTAAGCCGATCGCATGCCGATGGCAAAGAAAAAGAAATCTTAAGCCAATATCCCGTTACAAACTTCGTTGCGGTTGGTAGTTCCTTAAAATTTTGTCTTTTGGCCGAAGGTAAGGCACAAATTTATTTAAGAACAGGCCCAACTATGGAATGGGATACAGCAGCTGGCCATGCCATCATCCTGTTCAGTGGTTGCAACATCAACACATTATCAGGAAAACCTATACTGTACAATAAAGAATCGTTGCTAAACGAAGGTTTCTTGTGTAAAGTTGATTAA
- a CDS encoding sulfotransferase, producing MNNISNPVGIQIIGTQRSGSNLLRVILDQSDEIASPHPPHILVTFVPLLNLYTPLNAERYQELVSDVVDYVNANPVPWDGVELDKNWIYENSKEQSLFEINRLIYESVARSKNAKYWCCKSMANVHYANELEKYSPKLKYIYLYRDGRDVALSFKKAIVGEKHIYHLAQQWFKDQTACIELSKQIEPARFFALNYEELIANPEAIIKKLCHFLEIDYFESMLDFHQSKESLATANAGEMWENLAKPIIKDNSRKFLKELSAKEINIFELINQETLTTLGYSLINPSVKGQFIHEEDIIFFNDENDQMKKRFMENARQSDLDKRNPQLEILKRIKNTKSALNAK from the coding sequence ATGAACAATATTTCCAACCCAGTAGGTATTCAGATAATTGGTACACAAAGATCGGGCTCTAATCTGTTGAGGGTGATTTTAGATCAGTCGGATGAAATTGCTTCACCCCACCCTCCTCATATTTTAGTCACCTTCGTGCCCCTGTTAAATTTATATACACCTTTAAACGCTGAAAGATATCAGGAGCTGGTAAGCGATGTGGTAGACTATGTAAATGCCAATCCCGTGCCGTGGGATGGTGTTGAACTGGATAAAAATTGGATTTATGAAAACTCGAAAGAACAAAGCTTATTCGAAATTAACCGGTTGATATACGAATCTGTAGCCCGATCGAAAAACGCGAAATATTGGTGTTGCAAAAGTATGGCCAACGTACATTATGCCAACGAGCTGGAAAAATATTCGCCCAAACTTAAGTACATTTATTTGTATCGGGATGGACGCGATGTAGCCTTGTCATTTAAAAAAGCAATTGTTGGCGAAAAGCACATTTATCATTTGGCGCAGCAATGGTTTAAAGATCAAACAGCTTGCATCGAGTTATCAAAACAAATTGAACCTGCACGCTTTTTTGCTTTAAATTACGAGGAACTGATTGCTAATCCTGAAGCTATAATCAAAAAGCTATGCCATTTTCTGGAAATTGATTATTTTGAAAGTATGCTGGATTTTCATCAATCAAAAGAATCGCTGGCCACAGCCAACGCAGGCGAAATGTGGGAGAATTTAGCTAAACCCATTATTAAAGACAATAGCCGAAAGTTTTTGAAAGAACTTAGTGCCAAAGAAATCAATATATTTGAGTTAATCAACCAAGAAACTTTAACAACCCTGGGCTATAGTTTAATAAATCCTTCAGTTAAGGGACAATTTATCCACGAAGAAGATATTATATTTTTTAATGACGAAAACGATCAAATGAAGAAGCGTTTTATGGAAAATGCCCGTCAATCTGATCTGGATAAACGGAACCCACAGCTGGAAATTTTAAAACGAATAAAAAATACAAAATCAGCACTAAATGCAAAGTAA
- the chrA gene encoding chromate efflux transporter, with product MALVSLIQRIMVEQDKTIDNEQVLDSITVASFMPGPLAVNVVANIGYTLKGKLGAVVSIFAVLLPACILILCLAYVYFSSGFKIEWTAVMKYVGATIGIIIFSTGLQLFRKEIALNYSKIALFIFAVALDLIIGSYVLTLVLMLVGATVGLFIDKEKNNYREIAGNLKMKYKLRLSTVSLSVLIVLLINQILFVSGFFKGYSSIFFKIGTVFSGISISLFGGGYVIIPIMQSLFVKDLNWLTDKQFIDAIAFSQVTPGPILVSSTFIGYKLAGFSGALLATCCMFLPAAALMIMVSKIFNRTKDHPLIKSMISGIKVVVIGLIISSAFKILLMQPRTILVGVICIIAFVLSTKYKLSPVYLILGSILFGILSTFIS from the coding sequence ATGGCACTGGTGTCTTTAATCCAGCGCATTATGGTGGAGCAGGATAAAACTATCGACAATGAGCAAGTGCTGGATAGTATAACGGTAGCTTCCTTTATGCCCGGGCCGCTCGCAGTAAACGTTGTTGCCAATATCGGTTATACGTTAAAAGGTAAATTGGGCGCTGTTGTAAGTATTTTTGCAGTGTTGTTACCAGCCTGTATCCTGATACTATGTTTGGCTTATGTATACTTTTCAAGTGGTTTTAAAATAGAGTGGACCGCTGTTATGAAGTACGTTGGTGCAACCATTGGCATCATTATTTTTTCTACAGGTTTACAGTTATTCCGTAAAGAAATAGCACTCAACTATAGTAAAATTGCACTTTTTATATTTGCTGTAGCACTCGATTTAATTATTGGTAGTTATGTTTTAACTCTTGTTTTGATGCTGGTTGGAGCTACTGTTGGTCTTTTTATCGATAAGGAAAAAAATAACTACCGCGAAATTGCAGGCAACTTGAAAATGAAATATAAACTGCGGTTAAGTACAGTTTCATTGTCTGTACTTATCGTTTTGTTAATCAACCAGATTTTGTTTGTAAGCGGTTTTTTTAAGGGCTATTCCAGTATTTTTTTTAAAATCGGGACAGTTTTTTCTGGCATTAGTATTTCCCTGTTTGGTGGCGGCTACGTCATTATCCCAATTATGCAGTCGCTCTTTGTTAAAGATTTAAACTGGCTTACCGATAAACAATTTATTGATGCCATTGCTTTTAGTCAGGTCACTCCCGGACCCATTTTAGTTAGTTCTACATTTATTGGTTATAAGCTGGCGGGCTTCTCTGGTGCATTATTGGCCACTTGCTGTATGTTTTTGCCTGCTGCGGCCTTAATGATTATGGTTTCTAAGATTTTTAACCGTACCAAAGATCATCCGCTAATTAAAAGCATGATATCTGGCATTAAAGTGGTGGTAATTGGCCTGATCATTTCTTCTGCATTTAAAATATTATTGATGCAGCCCAGAACGATATTAGTAGGTGTAATTTGTATTATTGCATTTGTACTGAGCACTAAGTATAAATTAAGTCCGGTATATTTAATACTTGGCTCAATCCTTTTCGGAATTTTAAGCACTTTTATTTCATGA
- a CDS encoding VF530 family DNA-binding protein, translating into MAEQQKNNPLHGITLEKIVTDLQAHYGWEKLGSLIRIDCFNNNQSIKSSLKFLRRMPWARKKVEDLYLDTFV; encoded by the coding sequence ATGGCCGAACAGCAAAAAAACAATCCCTTACATGGTATTACTTTAGAAAAAATTGTAACCGATCTTCAGGCACATTATGGATGGGAAAAACTGGGATCACTCATCAGGATTGATTGCTTTAATAATAACCAAAGCATCAAATCGAGCTTGAAATTTTTAAGAAGAATGCCCTGGGCACGTAAAAAAGTAGAAGATTTATATCTGGATACTTTTGTGTAG
- a CDS encoding trans-aconitate 2-methyltransferase, whose translation MENGERKNVYQVYNKIGDWFAENRYADSVERVYLAPIIEQLPPNASMLDVGCGTGKPILEYFINHNVNVLGIDGSEKMIELARANFPGTRLILHDMRGLHLDEKFDVVIAWHSFFHLPAADQPAMFKVFKDHLNPDGILLFTSGTESGEAWGMNGGENLFHASLDTAEYHSLLRANQFVVLLHQVNDPDCGGANVWMAQYKPQ comes from the coding sequence ATGGAAAACGGAGAACGCAAAAACGTTTATCAGGTATACAATAAAATAGGCGATTGGTTTGCCGAAAACCGCTATGCCGATTCGGTGGAACGCGTTTATTTGGCCCCAATAATTGAACAACTTCCACCAAATGCCAGCATGTTGGATGTAGGCTGCGGTACCGGAAAACCCATATTAGAATATTTCATTAACCACAATGTAAATGTTTTGGGCATCGATGGAAGCGAAAAGATGATTGAATTGGCCCGGGCTAATTTCCCCGGTACCCGATTGATACTACATGATATGCGCGGGTTACATTTGGATGAAAAATTTGATGTTGTTATTGCCTGGCATAGTTTCTTTCATTTGCCTGCAGCAGATCAGCCCGCCATGTTCAAAGTTTTCAAAGATCACCTGAACCCAGATGGTATTTTGTTGTTTACCTCTGGTACCGAAAGCGGAGAAGCCTGGGGCATGAATGGAGGAGAAAACCTGTTCCATGCATCATTAGATACGGCAGAATACCACTCGTTGCTGCGAGCCAATCAGTTTGTAGTGCTTCTGCATCAGGTGAACGACCCGGATTGTGGTGGTGCGAATGTTTGGATGGCACAGTATAAACCTCAATAA
- a CDS encoding RidA family protein, whose product MSTSLLEITNPEGIYDPRPHGYSHVAAVPAWSQLVFVAGQGGSRIDGILSADFRTQVSIVFENIAIALASKGLKMENIAKLSTLVVDYDDEKHQVLIEESTKIWPDLKFPVNTLIPIQRLALKGMLIEIDATAIG is encoded by the coding sequence ATGAGCACTTCATTATTAGAAATAACCAATCCCGAAGGAATTTATGATCCCCGCCCGCATGGCTACTCGCATGTTGCCGCAGTTCCGGCCTGGAGCCAGCTGGTATTTGTTGCCGGACAAGGCGGTAGCAGGATTGATGGCATTTTAAGTGCCGATTTCAGAACGCAGGTATCCATTGTTTTCGAAAATATAGCCATTGCATTAGCTAGCAAAGGTTTAAAAATGGAAAATATTGCTAAGCTCAGCACTTTGGTGGTAGATTACGATGATGAGAAACATCAGGTATTGATTGAAGAATCGACTAAAATATGGCCTGACTTAAAATTTCCGGTAAATACACTTATTCCGATACAACGTTTGGCATTAAAAGGGATGTTAATTGAAATTGATGCAACTGCAATAGGCTAA
- a CDS encoding M1 family metallopeptidase, which yields MNKLFTFCVVCCAFAFSASAQQATSPAPTSNYNPAEAFGPLFYTQNGNEFRSAIGAPGPKYWQNRVDYNITANLDETKNTVSGTVTITYKNNSPDKLPYLWLQLDQNTFKETSRGYAITPSRSRYGAQGEKFDGGYKIQNITVSQKAAAVKFTSLVEDTRMQIRLDQPMAPNGDIVTIKMDYSYIVPKEGSDRTGHLTTKNGEIFAIAQWFPRMSVYDDVIGWNTLPYWGGGEFYCEYGDINFAITAPASHIVMGSGELLNPSEVFTPTQLQRWNAAKTSDATVHIRTEAEVTDPASRPAKDKLTWKFKIINARDAAWASSKSFVLDAARYKLPSGKTGLAVSAQPVESNGVDGYGRGVEYVKSTIEHYSSKWFEYPYPMAVNVATNIGGMEYPGIVFCGWKAKKGSAWGVIDHEFGHTWFPMIVGSNERKYGWMDEGFNTFINGISKSSFNNGEYASAPTDLNRIGKNVIGNPIFENIMLMPDGMAERNIGVNLYSKPGWGLDILRNQILGEDRFDYAFRQYIKNWAFKHPTPFDFFRSMENGAGEDLAWFWRSWWLNSWKMDQGITTVEAVKDGDKITGYNIKVVNLEKMPMPIILQIKTKSGKTDIVKVPVDVWMKNTSWLVRYPTTEAIESVTLDPNKVLPDSNPDNNTWTATGN from the coding sequence ATGAATAAACTATTTACATTTTGTGTGGTTTGTTGTGCTTTTGCTTTTTCAGCTTCAGCCCAACAGGCTACCAGCCCTGCGCCAACCAGCAATTATAACCCAGCTGAGGCATTTGGACCACTATTTTATACTCAAAACGGAAATGAATTCCGATCAGCTATCGGTGCACCAGGTCCTAAGTACTGGCAAAACCGTGTAGATTATAATATTACCGCCAATCTCGATGAAACTAAAAACACGGTTAGCGGAACAGTAACCATTACCTATAAAAATAATAGTCCCGATAAATTGCCTTATTTGTGGTTGCAGTTAGATCAGAACACCTTTAAAGAAACTTCTCGAGGTTATGCCATTACCCCTTCGCGTAGCCGTTATGGTGCGCAAGGCGAAAAATTTGATGGCGGCTATAAAATCCAGAACATCACCGTGTCGCAAAAAGCTGCTGCAGTAAAATTTACTTCTTTGGTAGAAGATACCCGTATGCAGATTCGTTTAGATCAGCCAATGGCTCCAAATGGCGATATCGTAACCATTAAAATGGATTATTCGTATATCGTACCTAAAGAAGGATCGGACAGAACCGGACATTTAACTACAAAAAATGGTGAAATTTTTGCCATTGCACAATGGTTTCCACGCATGTCGGTGTATGATGACGTAATTGGCTGGAATACTTTGCCTTACTGGGGCGGAGGTGAGTTTTACTGTGAGTATGGCGATATCAATTTTGCCATTACTGCTCCGGCAAGCCACATCGTTATGGGCTCTGGCGAGTTGTTAAATCCATCTGAAGTTTTTACACCAACGCAATTACAAAGGTGGAATGCAGCTAAAACGAGCGATGCTACTGTGCATATCCGTACAGAAGCTGAGGTTACAGATCCGGCATCCCGCCCGGCGAAAGATAAATTAACCTGGAAATTTAAAATCATAAATGCACGCGATGCAGCCTGGGCTTCATCAAAATCTTTTGTTTTAGATGCTGCAAGATATAAACTGCCAAGCGGTAAAACAGGTTTAGCTGTTTCGGCACAGCCGGTTGAAAGTAATGGTGTTGATGGTTACGGCCGTGGTGTAGAATATGTAAAATCTACAATCGAACATTATTCATCAAAATGGTTCGAATACCCGTATCCAATGGCCGTTAACGTAGCAACCAACATTGGTGGTATGGAATATCCGGGTATTGTGTTTTGTGGTTGGAAAGCTAAAAAAGGAAGTGCCTGGGGTGTAATTGACCATGAATTTGGCCATACCTGGTTCCCGATGATTGTAGGTTCGAACGAGCGCAAATATGGCTGGATGGATGAAGGCTTTAATACCTTCATCAATGGTATTTCTAAAAGCAGCTTCAATAATGGAGAGTATGCCAGTGCACCAACTGATTTAAATAGAATTGGTAAGAATGTGATCGGTAATCCGATTTTCGAAAATATTATGCTAATGCCTGATGGAATGGCCGAACGCAATATTGGTGTTAACCTGTACAGCAAACCGGGTTGGGGCTTAGATATTTTAAGAAACCAGATTTTAGGTGAAGACCGTTTCGATTATGCTTTCCGCCAGTACATTAAAAACTGGGCATTTAAACATCCAACACCTTTCGATTTCTTCCGCTCAATGGAAAACGGCGCAGGCGAAGATTTAGCCTGGTTCTGGAGAAGCTGGTGGTTAAACAGTTGGAAAATGGATCAGGGCATTACAACTGTTGAAGCCGTTAAAGATGGCGATAAAATAACAGGTTATAACATTAAAGTGGTAAACCTCGAGAAAATGCCAATGCCAATCATTCTGCAGATTAAAACCAAAAGCGGTAAAACAGATATCGTAAAAGTACCTGTTGATGTTTGGATGAAAAACACCAGTTGGTTGGTGCGTTACCCAACAACTGAAGCAATAGAATCGGTAACTTTAGATCCAAATAAAGTATTGCCAGATTCGAACCCGGATAACAATACCTGGACAGCCACAGGTAATTAA
- a CDS encoding carboxypeptidase-like regulatory domain-containing protein: MRKLIIFLLLAMPIGVFAQTVTTGTVFDFSKKTLSLPGVTVRNLNSKKATSTNKEGRYAIGANVGDLIEFSAVGYHTDTLYLTNLLNRTIYLPVKTNNLKEVNINAVRMNSQITDAKDPLAEKYTLLNTGGNLNRKRMKDKVGGLNLNLGYGKYKRQQRKEADLEEKEMYMQEIDENFTAKAVTELTKLEGEELKNFMIIYRPSVELVKAERPYRYAFYISRAFVAWKKLTPQERKLQDLPKLKAN; this comes from the coding sequence ATGCGCAAACTAATCATTTTTCTATTGCTTGCTATGCCTATTGGCGTTTTTGCACAAACTGTAACTACAGGTACAGTATTCGATTTTTCGAAAAAAACACTTTCACTTCCTGGGGTAACCGTTAGAAATCTGAACAGTAAAAAAGCAACCAGTACCAATAAAGAAGGCAGATATGCCATTGGAGCCAATGTTGGCGATCTGATCGAGTTTTCTGCAGTAGGTTATCACACCGATACTTTGTATTTAACCAACCTGTTAAACAGGACTATTTATTTGCCTGTTAAAACGAATAATTTAAAGGAGGTAAATATTAATGCGGTAAGAATGAACAGCCAGATTACGGATGCAAAAGACCCTTTAGCCGAAAAATATACTTTACTCAACACAGGCGGTAACCTTAACCGTAAACGGATGAAGGATAAAGTTGGTGGTTTAAACCTAAACCTTGGCTATGGTAAATATAAAAGACAGCAGCGTAAAGAAGCCGATTTAGAAGAAAAAGAAATGTACATGCAGGAAATTGACGAGAACTTTACGGCGAAAGCAGTGACCGAGCTAACCAAGCTTGAAGGTGAAGAACTTAAAAATTTCATGATTATTTATCGCCCGTCGGTAGAACTGGTTAAGGCCGAAAGACCATACCGGTATGCATTTTATATCTCGCGGGCATTTGTTGCCTGGAAAAAATTAACGCCGCAGGAAAGAAAATTACAGGATTTGCCCAAATTAAAGGCAAATTAA
- a CDS encoding Spx/MgsR family RNA polymerase-binding regulatory protein: protein MTVYGIPNCNTVKKSLDWLKANHIDFEFHDFKKKGITTEKLNGWCNIFGWETVLNRKGLTWKKLTKEEQAAINTQDLAIAYLKENTSAIKRPVIEKNDKAVLIGFDDDNYLKTLI from the coding sequence ATGACCGTTTACGGAATTCCAAATTGCAACACAGTTAAAAAATCGCTCGATTGGTTAAAGGCAAACCATATCGATTTCGAATTTCACGATTTTAAGAAAAAAGGCATTACTACTGAAAAATTAAATGGGTGGTGCAACATTTTTGGCTGGGAAACAGTGCTTAACCGCAAGGGATTAACCTGGAAAAAGTTAACCAAAGAGGAGCAGGCTGCAATAAACACTCAGGATTTGGCTATAGCCTATTTAAAAGAAAATACAAGTGCCATTAAACGCCCGGTAATCGAAAAAAATGACAAGGCGGTATTAATAGGTTTTGACGATGACAATTATTTAAAAACCCTAATCTAA
- a CDS encoding sensor histidine kinase, protein MEIISGNPTSEKAKNINQLEFWISTTLYILALISICTQTTYNSGHSYHFSVSSIDYSVMKNFFLPEMFKISVVYISFLLFNFCFMPQLSRKNNIALNIILSVLVTAFSVVGWMVANTYSQAYRLIEFDNIDNAYDMLFGEAFTYVFFLYLLFNVYAFFNERGLELLNKISFLRDYNQNIITEIFITTRIWLISLLVFAAVLSFRLDYDLLVIWLIAPPVNILLAFCSIYYIIPNLRKNQKGFGRYFWGNVAVSALISLLLLIMLVPFMRNGETVPVTLILAAIAMVCITTPLAWYIYKNKFEKQTEIQMLKTELGKSDASLNFLKSQINPHFLFNALNTLFGTALQENAERTGEGIQKLGDMMRFMLHENTLDKISLTREVEYLNNYIDLQKLRTSRSADIRIETHIEEQINNLQITPMLLIPFIENAFKHGISLQQSSYIKMTLQTKESTLYFDVSNSIYIKADNDPEKLKSGIGLENVKQRLSLLYPGKHELIIRESANEFFVHLTLQLV, encoded by the coding sequence ATGGAAATTATTTCTGGTAACCCTACTTCCGAAAAAGCAAAAAATATTAACCAGCTGGAGTTCTGGATCTCGACTACACTGTATATCCTGGCTTTAATTAGCATTTGCACACAAACCACCTATAATTCTGGCCATTCTTATCATTTTAGCGTAAGCAGTATCGATTACAGCGTAATGAAGAACTTTTTCCTACCTGAAATGTTCAAAATCAGTGTGGTGTATATAAGCTTTCTGCTGTTCAACTTCTGTTTTATGCCACAGCTATCGAGAAAAAATAACATTGCATTAAATATTATTCTTTCGGTTCTGGTAACTGCCTTTTCTGTTGTGGGCTGGATGGTGGCCAATACTTATTCGCAGGCTTACCGGCTAATTGAATTCGATAATATCGATAATGCCTACGACATGCTTTTTGGCGAAGCTTTTACCTATGTATTTTTCCTGTATCTTTTGTTTAACGTTTATGCCTTTTTTAATGAAAGGGGGCTGGAGTTATTGAATAAAATCAGCTTTTTAAGAGATTACAACCAAAATATCATTACCGAGATTTTCATTACTACAAGAATCTGGCTGATTTCGCTTTTGGTTTTTGCGGCGGTGCTTTCGTTTAGGCTTGATTATGATTTATTGGTAATCTGGCTAATTGCGCCACCAGTAAATATCCTGCTGGCTTTTTGTTCCATTTATTATATCATTCCAAACCTGCGGAAAAACCAGAAAGGTTTTGGCCGTTACTTTTGGGGCAATGTGGCTGTGAGTGCGCTCATCTCGCTCTTGTTGCTGATTATGTTGGTACCGTTTATGCGCAATGGTGAAACCGTGCCGGTTACTTTAATACTAGCTGCTATAGCCATGGTTTGCATTACAACTCCGTTGGCCTGGTACATTTATAAAAACAAGTTCGAAAAACAGACCGAAATTCAGATGCTGAAAACCGAACTAGGCAAATCAGATGCGAGTTTAAATTTCTTAAAATCGCAGATTAATCCACATTTCTTATTCAATGCCTTAAATACTTTGTTTGGTACCGCTTTGCAGGAAAATGCAGAAAGAACGGGCGAAGGGATCCAGAAACTTGGCGATATGATGCGCTTTATGTTACACGAAAACACACTGGATAAAATTTCGCTTACCCGTGAGGTAGAGTATCTGAACAATTATATCGATCTGCAAAAGTTACGCACTTCACGATCAGCCGATATACGGATTGAAACCCATATCGAAGAGCAGATCAATAATTTACAAATTACCCCTATGCTGCTTATCCCCTTTATCGAAAATGCTTTTAAACATGGTATCAGTCTGCAACAATCCTCGTACATCAAAATGACTTTACAAACTAAAGAAAGTACACTGTATTTTGATGTGAGCAACAGCATTTACATTAAGGCCGATAATGATCCTGAAAAACTAAAAAGCGGCATTGGCCTTGAAAATGTAAAACAACGCCTGTCATTGCTGTACCCAGGCAAGCACGAATTAATTATTCGCGAAAGCGCCAATGAGTTTTTTGTGCATTTAACGTTGCAGTTGGTTTAG
- a CDS encoding LytTR family DNA-binding domain-containing protein gives MIAIAIDDEPIALDIIKSHASKVPFITLQETFTDAFAAITYLQQHKIDLIFLDIKMPDISGIDFLKSLSKPPMVVFTTAYTEHAVQSFELDAVDYLLKPFSLSRFLKACNKAHELFNLRSDKQEAKTNHIFIKDGYEQVKVELDEILYFEASGNYTQIQLKNKLLSSRITINDLADLLPKTDFIRCHRAFIVAKNKISRFDRSQIWIDEKVIPIGATYSGIQLT, from the coding sequence ATGATCGCAATTGCCATAGATGATGAACCCATTGCATTAGATATTATAAAATCTCATGCTTCAAAAGTTCCGTTTATTACTTTGCAGGAAACCTTTACTGATGCTTTTGCGGCCATTACTTATCTTCAACAGCACAAAATTGACCTGATTTTTCTGGACATTAAAATGCCGGATATTAGCGGGATTGATTTTTTAAAAAGTTTGAGCAAGCCGCCAATGGTTGTTTTTACCACAGCTTATACTGAACACGCTGTACAAAGTTTTGAGCTCGACGCAGTTGATTACCTCCTTAAACCCTTTTCACTTTCGCGCTTTTTAAAGGCTTGCAACAAAGCCCATGAGCTGTTTAACCTACGGAGTGACAAACAGGAGGCAAAAACCAACCACATTTTTATAAAAGATGGTTACGAACAGGTAAAAGTAGAACTTGATGAAATTCTGTACTTCGAAGCTTCGGGTAACTATACCCAGATCCAGCTTAAAAACAAATTGCTGAGCTCGCGCATTACAATTAACGACCTGGCCGATTTGTTGCCAAAAACAGATTTTATTCGCTGTCACCGGGCCTTTATAGTGGCTAAAAATAAAATATCCAGATTTGACCGAAGCCAGATCTGGATAGATGAAAAAGTTATTCCAATTGGCGCCACCTACAGCGGCATCCAGCTTACCTAG